A genomic region of Danio aesculapii unplaced genomic scaffold, fDanAes4.1, whole genome shotgun sequence contains the following coding sequences:
- the taar12h gene encoding LOW QUALITY PROTEIN: trace amine associated receptor 12h (The sequence of the model RefSeq protein was modified relative to this genomic sequence to represent the inferred CDS: deleted 1 base in 1 codon) — MILNDTDIYSENVLLCYPLLLDSCPRTQRLPALKVAMYAFMGLMILTTVFGNLLVIISISHFKQLQSPTHLIVQSLAACDCLLGSLVMPYSMVRSVEGCWYLGDVVCKVHSSLDMTFSISSILHLSLIAIDRFWAISDPLRYKMRVTNTTVAGFVTFTWLFSFVYSFSVVFTGVNNVGLEELILQISCFGGCVLFFNKEWGLICALFVFLIPGTIMSSLYMSIFNVVKRHAKVLSEKVSATATVGSHIQTSSHRERKAAKTLAIVMGVFYLCWLPFFTATAVDPFLNFSTPSDVFDALVWFGYFNSTCNPLIYGFFYPRFQKAFKILISTYICGSSESHTLTFE, encoded by the exons ATGATTTTAAATGACACTGATATTTACTCTGAGAACGTGCTTCTCTGTTATCCACTCCTGCTGGACTCCTGTCCCAGAACTCAGCGTCTCCCAGCGCTTAAAGTGGCGATGTACGCTTTCATGGGGCTGATGATCCTCACCACAGTTTTTGGAAACCTGTTGGTCatcatctccatctctcacttcaaACAGCTTCAGTCTCCAACTCATCTGATCGTTCAGTCTCTTGCAGCTTGCGATTGTCTGCTGGGCTCTTTGGTCATGCCGTACAGCATGGTGCGATCTGTTGAAGGCTGCTGGTATCTGGGAGATGTTGTGTGTAAAGTTCATTCAAGTTTAGACATGACTTTCAGCATCTCCTCCATATTGCATCTCAGTTTAATAGCTATTGACAGGTTTTGGGCAATTTCTGATCCTTTAAGGTACAAAATGAGAGTCACAAACACCACTGTGGCTGGGTTTGTCACCTTCACATGGCTGTTTTCATTTGTGTACAGCTTTTCTGTTGTGTTTACAGGTGTAAACAATGTGGGTTTGGAGGAACTCATATTACAGATTTCTTGTTTTGGTGGTTGTGTTCTGTTTTTTAACAAAGAATGGGGATTAATTTGTGCACTTTTTGTATTTCTGATTCCAGGAACTATTATGAGCTCTCTATACATGAGCATCTTCAATGTTGTGAAAAGGCATGCAAAAGTATTGTCAGAGAAAGTGTCCGCTACTGCTACTGTAGGCAGTCATATCCAAACCTcttcacacagagagagaaaagcaGCTAAAACTCTGGCCATTGTCATGGGGGTTTTCTATCTCTGCTGGCTGCCTTTTTTTACAGCCACTGCTGTTGATCCT TTCCTCAACTTCTCGACTCCTAGTGATGTTTTTGATGCTTTGGTTTGGTTCGGATACTTTAACTCCACCTGTAACCCATTGATCTACGGTTTCTTTTACCCTCGCTTTCAGAAGGCCTTCAAGATTCTCATATCCACTTATATCTGTGGCAGCAGCGAGTCTCACACCTTGACATTTGAATGA